The DNA segment TGGGTGCTCCTTGCAGCCATCGGTATTGCCTGTATTGCACCATGGAACGAAAAAGGTGCCGACCTGCTGGGCATGTTCCTGGCCCTGCTGGCCGGTGCGTTCTGGGCAGGCTATATTGTACTGGGCGGCCGCATCTCCAAACTGATGGACGGCGGCCAGGCTGTAGCCATTGGTATGGTCTTCGCCTCAGTTGTTGTATTGCCTTTTGGTATTGCCGGTGGTATATTGAACCACTTTAGTCCAACTATGCTGTTCTCGGGCATTGCGCTTGCACTGCTCTCAAGCGCCATCCCTTTTACCTTAGAGATCAACGCCCTACGAAAAATACCTGCCCGTACTTTCAGTATTTTAATGAGCCTGGAACCTGCTGTAGCAGCAATATGCGGACTCCTCTTCCTGAATGAAATACTTTCTTTTCATGAATGGCTGGCCGTGGCCCTGGTGATCATCGCCAGCGCCGGGGCTACCCTTACAAAAGGAAAGCGGAACCTTTAAATCATAAAGGTCCCGCTTTCCATGTGTGCTGATCTATTTTATTTCAGCAGCTTGTCAATAGCCTGATAAGTCATAGGATGATAATTTCCTCTGGCAATTTTATAAATCTCTTTAGCAGTTTTTGTGCCCTCAGGAGTTTTCAACAACGCTTTATAAAGTGGAATGATGTGCCACATCCGTCCGTTTTCTATTAAGTACGACCTGATCCGCTGATCGGCTGCAGTATAATGGTGACGAATGGCCAAAGTATACCAGCCCAGTTGTACATCCGTATTGTTGGAAGCCGTAAAATGAAACTCTTTATCCAGTTCCGACATTTCCGTAGCGGTCAAATCTGCGGGAAGCTGACTGATAAAATAACGTTTCTCATTGCTCGACACAATTTCCTTACGCAAACCGGTCAGCTGTCCGGTTTTTCGCCATCTGCCCAGTAAACCATCAATTACCTTAAATCTTTCTGAGCCAACCGCAACAATATTAGCAGGAATTCCAG comes from the Pedobacter heparinus DSM 2366 genome and includes:
- a CDS encoding EamA family transporter — its product is MKTIKIPPLPAVLLAIISVQGGAAIAKGLFPLLGAAGTASVRIGFSAIILLAVYRPNLKQLSLQQWKTVSAYGLSLGAMNLIFYLAIKRIPLGLGVTLEFIGPLLLAVLGSKRAIDFLWVLLAAIGIACIAPWNEKGADLLGMFLALLAGAFWAGYIVLGGRISKLMDGGQAVAIGMVFASVVVLPFGIAGGILNHFSPTMLFSGIALALLSSAIPFTLEINALRKIPARTFSILMSLEPAVAAICGLLFLNEILSFHEWLAVALVIIASAGATLTKGKRNL